The Arcobacter sp. CECT 8986 DNA window TTAAGTAGTTTGAGTGTAAGTCAATAGGTTTTACCCTATTCATATCTTCAAAGTTTTTTTTAGTTCTTTGAATAAAAAGTTCTTTATCAAATTCTTCTAATTTCAATAAAGATAGAGTTCTAGTAAAAAACTTCTCTAGAACTCTAATGTATCTAATTCTTAATTGTTTATCATGCATTACATAAATAACTTTTGAATATTTTCTTTTGGTCTTGCAACTACGGCATCACCATCTTTAATTACAATAGGTCTTTCTATTAGTTTTGGATTTTCAGCCATAGCTTTTATTAGCTGTTCTTCATCTTCAACATCTTTTAATTTCAACTCTTTATAAATATCTTCTTTTGTTCTCATTAAATCTTTAGCACCAATTCCTAACATTTGAAGTACTTCTTTTATCTCTTCTTCATTTGGTACTGTTTCTAAATATTTTACAACTTTTATATCAAGGCCTTTTTCTTCTAGCAGTTTTAAAGCATCTCTTGATTTTCCACATCTTGGATTGTGCCAAATTGTAACGTCTTGCATAAAAATCCTTTTGTAATATAATTTTAAATGATTATACCAAAATTTATTTTATACTAAATAAATTA harbors:
- the arsC gene encoding arsenate reductase (glutaredoxin) (This arsenate reductase requires both glutathione and glutaredoxin to convert arsenate to arsenite, after which the efflux transporter formed by ArsA and ArsB can extrude the arsenite from the cell, providing resistance.); its protein translation is MQDVTIWHNPRCGKSRDALKLLEEKGLDIKVVKYLETVPNEEEIKEVLQMLGIGAKDLMRTKEDIYKELKLKDVEDEEQLIKAMAENPKLIERPIVIKDGDAVVARPKENIQKLFM